DNA sequence from the Methanolobus psychrophilus R15 genome:
GCGTGATTATCAGTATTCTCTTTTTAATTGAAGCGCGTGATTTTTTAAAACAAACCCGAAACCAAATAGAGTTATAAGAAGATTGAAAATATACAATTACTAACTTCAGAAGTTTGAAGCCTATAACATTGCCTCAATCAGGCAGTACTTCATTTTTGCGATTTCTAATAGTAATACTAATGATTGATTAAAAGTCCAGTGAACATTATACAAGTAAATCATCTGCATGTTTTAAAGCACTTGATGAAATGTCTGTAACTTTTTTTCTTCAAAAAGTTATAGAACATTGATTCAAAAACAAGAAGGTGTATCATCCCAATATATTACAATAAGCTTAATCAGCAAATTGAATATAAGTGGATGGTACATGAATGAATATCAAGCAAGCGGGTTTAATTATTGGCATAGCCATTTTAATTATTATTGCAATAGCTGTGAATAATTCTACAGCCGATGCAGCTGTAGGAACAGAAACCAAGATATCTGATTCTATACATGCAACATCTCCTGTAGTTTATGGTAATTGGATTGTGTGGGTAGATGCAGTAGGTGTTCACGGAGATTTTGGAAAAATCTTTATGCGTAATGTTTCTTCTGGAGAGATACGGCAGTTAAAAACTCCATCTTATTCACATTCAACAGAATATTATTCTCCTGCAATTCATGAAGATAGAGTAGTCTGGGTCGAGGAAACATTGAATGGTTCAATTATCTACTTCTATAATATTTCCACTAACGAGACTTCACCATTAGTTGAAACAAGCGTTAATCCTAATCCTGCTATCTATAATGATCTGTTAGTATGGCAAGATGATAGTAATGGTAGCTGGGACATTTACATGTACAATATAGCGACTGGAGAAGAGCAACAGATAACCAAAGATAGCACATCTGATCAAATGAATCCTGTAATTTATGAGGACATAATAGTGTGGCAGGATGACCGTAATTACAACGAGGCCAGAAGCCATGAAAATGTAGAATATATATCTGAATTCTTTAGAATGCTCCAGAGAAGTGATTTTAGTCAAATGTGGGATATCTACATGTACAATATATCGACTGGAGAGGAGAAGCAGATTACCACACATGTTTCAAATCAGATAAATCCAGCAATCTATGGTGATACAGTAGTATGGCAGGATTACAGAAACTGGAACTGGGATATTTACATGTATAATCTGTCCTCCGAGGAAATGAGGCAGATAACAACAAATGAGTCTGTACAATGGGAACCTGCAATATATAAAGACAAAATTGTCTGGGTTGATAATAACAGAACTGAATTCTACCTTTACCGTGAGATTTACATGTATAACATTTCGACAGAAGAAATTATTCAAATAACTGATTGGGGAGCAGAGTTCGACTATCCTACTGAAACTTATTGGAGAGGACAACCTTCAATTTATGAAAACAAGATTGTGTGGTCTGACGAACGTGGAGGAATGGAAACCCTCAAATCTTTATGTTCTCTCTAGGTGAACAGAGACCACCTGAATGGGAAGAACCTATGGAAGAGGAACGTACTAATGATGTACCTGCTGAAGATGATGTAAATAAACCATCCGAACAACTCAAGAAACTTCAAGATCATATAAGTGGTCTGGATGGAGTGGACACAGGTACTAAAAGGTCTCTCTCAGCAAATCTAAATAATGCTATTACCATGGCTGAGAAAGAGGATAAGGAAAAAAGTATTGACAGATTAGAAAAATTAATCGAGTCAATTGAGAAACAGCTTTTGCCAAAGGAAAGATTATCTCCTGAACAGGCAGAGTATATCATCGGTGAGCTGGAGAGAATTATCGAACTGATAGATGATTCAGGAGTTGTAATACCTCCGAGTGACACACCAAAGATGGCTGAAGGTACGGAGATGCAGGTAACTGCAGATGAATTTGATCAAATAGCTCCTTCAATTTACGGATCTAAAATAGTATGGAGAGATGGACGCCATGTTCCCTTTTCAGATGACCATTCATATGAAATCTATTCATATGATTTAGTAACAGGAGAAGAGTCGCGTGTTACTAAAGAAGATGCATTCGTCCTAGATTACCTTTCAATATACGATGACATAATTGTTTGGTTAGACCATCGTCACTATTCAATAGGCAGCCATTTTGATGATGTCTATATGTTGAATCTTACTACAGGTCAAGAACAGCGTATAACAACAAGTGGTTTTGCTTGGTATCCTGTAATATTTGGTAGATGGATAGCATATAAGGATGGCACTTACTCGGGAGACACTTATGTTTACGCATACAATGTAGATTCTGGTAAGACCGTGAATACAACAGAAACAGCTGGAATCAATATGTTTTCAGTTTATGATGAAAGATTGATTTGGCCATGTGGAGATGGTTTTTGCTTATATGACTTGTCTACTTCTACAAAAGACGTATATGCCAATGCCACACCTGATCGACGCCTGTTTGCTAACGAACCTGGTTACATTATACTTCCAGAATGGGGTGGGCACTTGGCATTCTACGAGGACACAGTTGTATGGGTCGATTACAGAAACTCCAATTGGGATATCTACATGTACAATTTGTCTTCTTTAGAAGAAACTCAGCTTACTAGCAATGGGTCAAGTCAGATCCTTCCAGAAATATATGGAAATAAAGTAGTATGGCAGGATAATCGTAATGGGAACTGGGATATTTTCATGTATGATCTTACTTTAAAGG
Encoded proteins:
- a CDS encoding cell surface protein, with the protein product MNIKQAGLIIGIAILIIIAIAVNNSTADAAVGTETKISDSIHATSPVVYGNWIVWVDAVGVHGDFGKIFMRNVSSGEIRQLKTPSYSHSTEYYSPAIHEDRVVWVEETLNGSIIYFYNISTNETSPLVETSVNPNPAIYNDLLVWQDDSNGSWDIYMYNIATGEEQQITKDSTSDQMNPVIYEDIIVWQDDRNYNEARSHENVEYISEFFRMLQRSDFSQMWDIYMYNISTGEEKQITTHVSNQINPAIYGDTVVWQDYRNWNWDIYMYNLSSEEMRQITTNESVQWEPAIYKDKIVWVDNNRTEFYLYREIYMYNISTEEIIQITDWGAEFDYPTETYWRGQPSIYENKIVWSDERGGMETLKSLCSL
- a CDS encoding cell surface protein, with protein sequence MFSLGEQRPPEWEEPMEEERTNDVPAEDDVNKPSEQLKKLQDHISGLDGVDTGTKRSLSANLNNAITMAEKEDKEKSIDRLEKLIESIEKQLLPKERLSPEQAEYIIGELERIIELIDDSGVVIPPSDTPKMAEGTEMQVTADEFDQIAPSIYGSKIVWRDGRHVPFSDDHSYEIYSYDLVTGEESRVTKEDAFVLDYLSIYDDIIVWLDHRHYSIGSHFDDVYMLNLTTGQEQRITTSGFAWYPVIFGRWIAYKDGTYSGDTYVYAYNVDSGKTVNTTETAGINMFSVYDERLIWPCGDGFCLYDLSTSTKDVYANATPDRRLFANEPGYIILPEWGGHLAFYEDTVVWVDYRNSNWDIYMYNLSSLEETQLTSNGSSQILPEIYGNKVVWQDNRNGNWDIFMYDLTLKEEFQITEHSANQTQPAIYENKIVWQDDRNGNYDRDIYMFTLAEQGYSVNQEDVNKSVDDITQKASAESAISNKTTGANGNTTAGASISNSTSGVVKNKTAQPTEESTGNTSENTIGESTEKVDEDENASTIKDVENTAGEENANVTDESSPELLNGQVAENTSDEFEEESTWQVVENTTEEKSTEEVIETSTDESSEE